One Stigmatella aurantiaca genomic region harbors:
- a CDS encoding dihydrofolate reductase translates to MTLSAIAAMAANRVIGANNQLPWRLPADLARFKRLTMGHTLILGRKTYESIGRPLPGRTLVVVTRQRDYAPPGIQVVHSVEEALARASGDSEAFIAGGADLYAQTQGLWNRLYLTRIERDFPGDTWFPEVDLSGWRLATEEHHPAEGEAGLPHAFLIYER, encoded by the coding sequence ATGACGCTGTCCGCCATCGCCGCCATGGCCGCCAACCGGGTGATTGGCGCGAACAACCAGCTGCCCTGGCGCCTGCCCGCGGACCTCGCCCGCTTCAAGAGGCTCACGATGGGGCACACCCTCATCCTGGGCCGGAAGACCTACGAGTCCATCGGCCGGCCGCTGCCGGGCCGCACCCTCGTGGTGGTGACGCGCCAGCGGGACTACGCGCCCCCGGGCATCCAGGTGGTCCACTCGGTGGAGGAGGCGCTCGCGCGGGCTTCCGGCGACAGTGAGGCCTTCATCGCCGGGGGCGCGGACCTCTACGCGCAGACGCAAGGGCTGTGGAACCGGCTCTACCTCACCCGCATCGAACGGGACTTCCCGGGCGATACCTGGTTCCCCGAGGTGGACCTCTCGGGCTGGCGGCTCGCCACCGAGGAGCACCATCCGGCGGAGGGCGAAGCGGGGCTTCCCCACGCCTTCCTTATCTACGAGCGGTGA
- a CDS encoding thymidylate synthase, whose protein sequence is MRQYLDLLDRVLKEGTRRGDRTGTGTLSVFGPQLRFDLSQGFPLVTTKKLHVKSIIHELLWMLRGDTSVRSLQAAGVTIWDEWADAEGNLGPVYGHQWRSWSGPQGQSIDQMRVLVEGLRKSPESRRHIVSAWNVADLPAMKLPPCHVLFQFYVANGRLSCQLYQRSADLFLGLPFNIASYSLLTMMVAQATGLIPHEFIHTLGDAHLYLNHVEQARTQLAREPRPLPRMVLNPEVKDLFAFRYEDFTLQDYEPHPAIKAPVAV, encoded by the coding sequence ATGAGGCAATACCTGGACCTGCTGGACCGCGTCCTGAAGGAAGGAACGAGGCGGGGGGACCGTACGGGGACTGGAACGCTCAGCGTGTTCGGGCCCCAGCTCCGGTTTGATCTCTCCCAGGGCTTTCCGCTCGTCACCACCAAGAAGCTCCACGTGAAGTCCATCATCCACGAGCTGCTGTGGATGCTGCGGGGCGACACCAGCGTGCGCTCGCTCCAGGCCGCGGGCGTCACCATCTGGGACGAGTGGGCCGACGCCGAGGGCAACCTCGGCCCCGTGTACGGCCACCAGTGGCGCTCCTGGTCCGGGCCCCAGGGCCAGTCCATCGATCAGATGCGGGTGCTCGTGGAGGGGCTGCGCAAGAGCCCCGAGTCGCGGCGCCACATCGTCAGCGCATGGAACGTGGCGGACCTGCCCGCCATGAAACTGCCGCCCTGCCACGTGCTCTTCCAGTTCTACGTGGCCAACGGGCGCCTGTCCTGCCAGCTCTACCAGCGCAGCGCGGACCTCTTCCTGGGGCTGCCCTTCAACATCGCCTCCTACTCGCTGCTGACGATGATGGTGGCGCAGGCCACGGGGCTCATCCCCCACGAGTTCATCCACACGCTGGGCGATGCGCACCTGTACCTCAACCACGTGGAGCAGGCGCGCACGCAGCTCGCCCGCGAGCCGCGCCCCCTGCCCCGCATGGTGCTCAACCCCGAGGTGAAGGACCTCTTCGCCTTCCGGTACGAGGACTTCACGCTCCAGGACTACGAGCCCCACCCCGCCATCAAGGCCCCCGTGGCCGTATGA
- a CDS encoding cob(I)yrinic acid a,c-diamide adenosyltransferase yields MKIYTKSGDTGETGLFGGGRVPKDDERVDAYGEVDELNATLGLARGFSPPADLDGLLQRLQEQLFTVGAVLATPTGTKASSYIPVLQAAWVEAMEAAIDAFEAELPKMTHFILPGGSQASGALHLARTVCRRAERRVIPLVREGKVATDVVTFLNRLSDLLFVMARVANHRAGVADVKWIPEKPTK; encoded by the coding sequence ATGAAGATCTACACGAAGAGCGGTGACACGGGAGAGACGGGGCTGTTTGGGGGCGGGCGGGTTCCCAAGGACGACGAGCGGGTGGATGCGTACGGCGAGGTGGACGAGCTGAACGCGACGCTGGGCCTGGCGCGCGGCTTCTCCCCGCCGGCGGACCTGGATGGGCTGCTGCAGCGGCTCCAGGAGCAGCTCTTCACCGTGGGCGCGGTGCTGGCGACGCCCACGGGCACCAAGGCCTCCTCCTATATCCCGGTGCTCCAGGCGGCGTGGGTCGAGGCCATGGAGGCGGCCATCGACGCGTTCGAGGCGGAGCTGCCGAAGATGACGCACTTCATCCTGCCGGGGGGCAGCCAGGCGTCGGGCGCGCTGCACCTGGCGCGCACGGTGTGCCGCCGGGCCGAGCGGCGGGTCATCCCCCTGGTGCGCGAGGGGAAGGTGGCCACGGACGTGGTGACGTTCCTCAACCGCCTGTCGGACCTGCTCTTCGTCATGGCCCGGGTGGCCAACCACCGGGCAGGCGTCGCAGATGTGAAGTGGATACCGGAGAAGCCCACGAAATAG
- the queG gene encoding tRNA epoxyqueuosine(34) reductase QueG: MSSLPAIGLRQLAEAVGFDLVGFARAEPIPAEVLCSWVEAGYAADMDWMGERAAERLDVRLLLPGAKTVVAFANNYYRDDPEAVDSPIARYARGRDYHSTLKDRMKAFRKALQETYPGIGTYGGVDSGPIMEKVWAARAGLGYVGKNGCFITERYGSWVLLATVILDREVDAYGEGPAADRCGSCRKCLMSCPSGALVGNGRVDARACLSYQTIENRAHEVPESFRVMMDNLVFGCDICQDVCPLNRKPVFAGHARFAPRAVAGLGVMELAGLTPEQYAQFIPGTALARARYDGLRRNAIYALGAARQEEARALLEKLSEEPSEPVRSAAQWALRQLAQ; this comes from the coding sequence TTGAGTTCCTTACCGGCCATCGGGTTGCGCCAGCTCGCCGAAGCCGTGGGCTTCGACCTGGTGGGCTTCGCGCGCGCGGAGCCCATCCCCGCCGAGGTGCTCTGCTCGTGGGTGGAGGCCGGCTACGCCGCGGACATGGACTGGATGGGAGAGCGGGCCGCGGAACGGCTCGATGTCCGCCTGCTCCTGCCGGGGGCGAAGACGGTGGTGGCCTTCGCCAACAACTACTACCGGGATGACCCGGAGGCCGTGGACTCGCCCATCGCCCGGTATGCCCGGGGGCGCGACTACCACTCGACGCTGAAGGACCGGATGAAGGCCTTCCGCAAGGCGCTCCAGGAGACGTACCCCGGCATTGGCACCTACGGCGGCGTGGACAGCGGCCCCATCATGGAGAAGGTGTGGGCGGCGCGCGCGGGGCTGGGCTACGTGGGGAAGAACGGCTGCTTCATCACCGAGCGCTACGGCTCGTGGGTGCTGCTGGCCACGGTCATCCTCGACCGGGAGGTGGATGCCTACGGCGAGGGGCCCGCCGCGGACCGGTGTGGCTCGTGCCGCAAGTGCCTCATGTCCTGTCCCTCCGGGGCGCTGGTGGGCAACGGGCGCGTGGATGCGCGCGCCTGCCTGTCCTACCAGACCATCGAGAACCGGGCCCACGAGGTGCCCGAGTCCTTCCGCGTCATGATGGACAACCTCGTCTTCGGCTGTGACATCTGCCAGGACGTGTGCCCCCTCAACCGCAAGCCCGTCTTCGCCGGGCACGCGCGCTTCGCGCCCCGGGCCGTCGCGGGCCTGGGGGTAATGGAGCTGGCGGGCCTCACCCCCGAGCAGTACGCGCAGTTCATCCCTGGCACGGCGCTCGCGCGGGCGCGCTACGACGGGCTGCGCCGCAACGCCATCTACGCGCTGGGGGCCGCCCGGCAGGAGGAGGCCCGGGCGCTGCTGGAGAAGCTCAGCGAGGAGCCGAGCGAGCCGGTGCGAAGCGCCGCCCAGTGGGCGCTCCGGCAACTGGCCCAGTGA
- a CDS encoding YihY/virulence factor BrkB family protein, producing MRLFKLKHLSWREFGRRFIKEFEEDTVTDCAAQLSYYFLFSLFPFLFFLVTLAAYLPFAHGTAEAMVERIAPLVPGDAFSLINAHLSALVSQPRPKLLTLGLVVALWSASRGVDALRKALNLAYDVPESRPLWKTQGVAMLMTLVGTLLLPLSFTVFLLGGKVGQWIAGKLQLIDEFHVVWSWLRWPFTASLVMLMLALCYYVLPDVKQRFKYITPGSLLGTGLWLVSTWGFTQYVDTFGNYNVTYGSIGGVVVLLTWLYISGLIFIVGGEVNAILEHASRDVRSKAKGARAPGEPSPLEPPLKTPGAAKSASSARKTRYAFWRWKRRVARGLPPEADGPADPHGPTVH from the coding sequence ATGCGACTGTTCAAGCTCAAACACCTCTCGTGGCGTGAGTTCGGCCGGCGGTTCATCAAGGAGTTCGAGGAGGACACGGTCACCGACTGCGCCGCGCAGCTCTCGTACTACTTCCTCTTCTCTCTCTTTCCGTTCCTGTTCTTCCTCGTCACGCTGGCGGCGTATCTGCCCTTTGCCCACGGGACGGCGGAGGCCATGGTGGAGCGCATCGCCCCGCTGGTGCCGGGGGATGCGTTCTCGCTCATCAACGCGCACCTGAGCGCGCTGGTGAGCCAGCCCCGGCCCAAGCTGCTGACGTTGGGCCTCGTGGTGGCGCTCTGGTCGGCCTCGCGTGGGGTGGATGCGCTGCGCAAGGCGCTCAACCTCGCCTACGACGTGCCGGAGTCCCGGCCCCTGTGGAAGACGCAGGGCGTGGCCATGCTGATGACGCTGGTGGGCACGCTGCTGCTGCCCCTGTCCTTCACGGTGTTCCTGCTGGGGGGCAAGGTGGGCCAGTGGATCGCCGGGAAGCTGCAGCTCATCGACGAGTTCCACGTCGTCTGGTCCTGGCTGCGCTGGCCGTTCACCGCCTCGCTGGTGATGCTGATGCTGGCGCTCTGCTACTACGTGCTGCCGGACGTGAAGCAGCGCTTCAAGTACATCACCCCGGGCTCCCTGCTGGGCACGGGGCTGTGGCTGGTGAGCACCTGGGGCTTCACCCAGTACGTGGACACGTTCGGCAACTACAACGTGACGTACGGCTCCATCGGCGGCGTGGTGGTGCTGCTGACGTGGCTCTACATCAGCGGCCTCATCTTCATCGTCGGCGGGGAGGTGAACGCCATCCTGGAGCATGCCTCGCGGGATGTGCGCTCGAAGGCCAAGGGCGCCCGGGCGCCCGGAGAGCCCTCCCCGCTCGAGCCGCCCCTCAAGACGCCCGGGGCGGCCAAGAGCGCCAGCAGCGCGCGCAAGACGCGCTACGCCTTCTGGCGCTGGAAGCGGCGCGTGGCCCGGGGGCTGCCCCCCGAGGCCGATGGGCCCGCGGATCCGCACGGGCCCACCGTGCACTGA
- a CDS encoding M48 family metallopeptidase: MQRILSVVLGLTVVAGFATGCATQRIKAEKAVARTLISDEQEEQLGAQVKQQLEQEEKIQYVQDAAVTQYVNSVATPILRAANKDRSGVKWQVFVINDPKMVNAFATPGGYLYVYTGLILAADNEAELAGVLAHEAGHVVGRHSARAMVNAYGLQALSELALGKNPGMAAQIAAQLAGTGAQLAHGRSEETEADEYGARYTSATGYDPKGLITFFDKLRQQEGKTPGVLKWLSTHPTSADRISHLQQYISQNRLSGTNVGADRIGPIKQRLKGP, encoded by the coding sequence ATGCAGCGAATCCTCTCGGTGGTTCTGGGTCTGACGGTCGTGGCGGGATTCGCCACGGGCTGCGCCACACAGCGCATCAAGGCGGAGAAGGCCGTCGCGCGCACCCTCATCTCGGACGAGCAGGAGGAACAGCTCGGCGCCCAGGTGAAGCAGCAGCTCGAACAGGAAGAGAAAATCCAGTACGTCCAGGACGCGGCCGTCACGCAGTACGTGAACAGCGTGGCCACCCCCATTCTCCGGGCGGCCAACAAGGACCGCTCCGGGGTGAAGTGGCAGGTCTTCGTCATCAATGATCCGAAGATGGTGAACGCCTTCGCCACGCCCGGCGGCTACCTCTACGTCTACACGGGGCTCATCCTCGCGGCGGACAACGAGGCGGAGCTCGCCGGGGTGCTGGCGCACGAGGCGGGCCACGTGGTGGGCCGCCACTCGGCCCGCGCCATGGTGAACGCCTACGGCCTCCAGGCGCTGAGCGAGCTGGCCCTGGGCAAGAACCCGGGCATGGCGGCGCAGATCGCCGCGCAGCTGGCCGGCACGGGCGCGCAGCTGGCGCACGGCCGCAGCGAGGAGACGGAGGCCGACGAGTACGGCGCGCGCTACACGTCCGCCACGGGCTATGACCCCAAGGGCCTCATCACCTTCTTCGACAAGCTGCGGCAGCAAGAGGGCAAGACGCCCGGCGTGCTCAAGTGGCTGAGCACGCACCCCACCAGCGCCGACCGCATCTCGCACCTCCAGCAGTACATCAGCCAGAACCGGCTGAGCGGCACGAACGTGGGCGCCGACCGCATCGGCCCCATCAAGCAGCGCCTGAAGGGCCCGTAA
- a CDS encoding superoxide dismutase, whose protein sequence is MAEKKYTPLKFPELKGLKGISDAVLETHFKLYEGYVNRANKLTETLSGLAAKGEAAGTNPVYAELTRRLGFEYNGMVLHEYYFGNMKPGGTPPGERFKKAAEASFGSFENWLTDFKAVATMPGIGWAVTFQDPRNGWLSNHWITLHETNNIAGFIPILVLDAWEHAFVPDYKANERAKYVDAYFSNVDYEAAEARLNVK, encoded by the coding sequence ATGGCCGAGAAGAAGTACACGCCGCTGAAGTTCCCCGAGCTCAAGGGTCTCAAGGGCATCAGCGATGCGGTCCTCGAGACGCACTTCAAGCTCTACGAGGGCTATGTCAACCGCGCCAACAAGCTCACCGAGACCCTGTCGGGCCTGGCCGCCAAGGGCGAGGCGGCCGGCACCAACCCCGTCTACGCGGAGCTGACGCGCCGGCTGGGCTTCGAGTACAACGGCATGGTCCTGCACGAGTACTACTTCGGCAACATGAAGCCGGGTGGCACCCCGCCGGGCGAGCGGTTCAAGAAGGCGGCCGAGGCGAGCTTCGGCTCGTTCGAGAACTGGCTGACGGACTTCAAGGCCGTGGCCACCATGCCGGGCATCGGCTGGGCCGTCACCTTCCAGGATCCGCGCAACGGGTGGCTCTCCAACCACTGGATCACCCTGCACGAGACCAACAACATCGCCGGCTTCATCCCCATCCTCGTCCTGGACGCGTGGGAGCACGCCTTCGTGCCGGACTACAAGGCCAACGAGCGCGCCAAGTACGTGGATGCGTACTTCTCCAACGTGGACTACGAGGCCGCCGAGGCCCGCCTCAACGTGAAGTAA